The Virgibacillus sp. MSP4-1 genome has a segment encoding these proteins:
- a CDS encoding alpha-glucosidase has product MEKTWWKESVVYQIYPRSFNDSDGDGIGDIPGIIEKLDYLKELGIDVIWLSPVYKSPNDDNGYDISDYYDIMDDFGTMEDWERLLDEIHTRGMKLIMDLVVNHSSDEHEWFQQAKKSKDNPYRDYYIWREGIDGREPNNWKSTFSGSAWEYNEATGDYYLHIFSKKQPDLNWENPELRQDVYKMMKWWLDKGVDGFRMDVINFISKVPGLPDAPNPNGEPYVSGSRYFKHGPRIHEFLQEMNEEVLAHYDVMTVGEMPGVDVEEAKKYTHYERNELQMVFQFEHMDLDSGPNGKWDLKPLDLRDLKESISRWQNGLHDIGWNSLYLNNHDQPRVVSRFGHDQEYRVESAKMLATFLHMLQGTPYIYQGEEIGMTNVHFEDIEDYQDIEIRNMYKEKVVEGNADHDQVMESIYTKGRDNARTPFQWNDQEHAGFTTGEPWIKVNPNYTNINAEKATADPDSIFHYYRQLIQLRKQHPIIVYGDYELILPEHEQIYAYIRHYEGEKLLVITNFGEEPVDFSLPEEIEFEPQERLIGNYADDQSHPGSLTLKPYEARVYKGK; this is encoded by the coding sequence ATGGAAAAAACGTGGTGGAAGGAAAGTGTCGTTTATCAGATTTATCCCCGAAGCTTTAATGACAGCGATGGAGACGGTATTGGAGATATTCCGGGAATCATTGAAAAACTGGATTATTTAAAGGAACTGGGTATTGACGTCATTTGGCTGTCCCCTGTTTATAAATCCCCGAATGATGATAATGGTTACGACATCTCGGATTACTATGACATTATGGATGATTTTGGAACGATGGAGGATTGGGAGCGTTTGCTGGATGAGATCCACACCCGGGGGATGAAGCTCATTATGGATTTGGTTGTCAATCATTCCTCCGATGAACATGAGTGGTTCCAGCAGGCGAAAAAATCGAAGGACAATCCATACCGGGATTATTACATCTGGCGTGAAGGAATAGACGGCAGGGAGCCGAACAACTGGAAGTCCACCTTCAGCGGCTCAGCCTGGGAATATAACGAAGCGACGGGCGATTACTATTTACATATTTTCAGTAAAAAACAGCCGGACTTAAACTGGGAAAATCCGGAGCTTCGACAGGACGTTTATAAAATGATGAAATGGTGGCTCGATAAAGGGGTTGACGGGTTCCGTATGGACGTCATTAACTTTATCTCCAAAGTTCCCGGTCTGCCGGACGCTCCTAATCCAAATGGAGAACCTTACGTGTCCGGCAGCCGCTACTTTAAACATGGGCCTCGCATTCATGAGTTTCTCCAGGAAATGAATGAGGAAGTGCTGGCTCATTATGATGTCATGACGGTTGGGGAAATGCCGGGGGTTGACGTAGAAGAAGCCAAAAAATATACCCATTACGAGCGCAATGAACTGCAAATGGTTTTCCAGTTTGAGCATATGGATTTAGATTCCGGACCGAACGGCAAGTGGGATTTAAAGCCACTGGATTTAAGGGACTTAAAAGAGAGCATTTCCAGATGGCAAAACGGCTTACATGATATCGGATGGAACAGTCTTTACCTGAATAATCATGATCAGCCCCGTGTCGTATCACGTTTTGGCCATGATCAGGAATATCGTGTGGAGTCAGCCAAAATGCTCGCCACCTTCCTTCATATGCTGCAGGGAACCCCTTATATTTATCAAGGGGAAGAAATCGGAATGACCAATGTTCATTTTGAAGATATTGAAGATTATCAGGATATCGAAATTCGGAATATGTACAAGGAAAAAGTGGTGGAGGGAAATGCAGACCACGACCAGGTGATGGAATCGATTTATACCAAGGGCCGGGATAATGCCCGTACGCCTTTTCAATGGAACGACCAGGAGCATGCCGGCTTTACGACCGGGGAACCGTGGATTAAAGTAAATCCAAACTATACAAACATTAACGCAGAGAAGGCGACCGCTGATCCAGATTCCATTTTTCATTATTATCGTCAATTAATTCAGCTTCGGAAACAGCATCCCATCATTGTTTACGGGGATTACGAATTAATTCTTCCGGAGCACGAGCAGATTTACGCCTATATTCGCCATTACGAAGGAGAAAAACTGCTGGTTATTACAAATTTCGGTGAGGAACCGGTCGATTTCTCTCTTCCTGAGGAGATTGAATTTGAACCGCAAGAGCGATTAATTGGCAATTATGCTGATGATCAAAGTCATCCAGGTTCGTTAACATTAAAGCCATATGAGGCAAGAGTATATAAAGGAAAATAG
- the treR gene encoding trehalose operon repressor translates to MKKKYLAIYEDLVEKIREHTLPASTLLPSENELAGEYATSRETIRKALDLLSQEGYIQKIHGKGSVVLDLNKFSFPVSGIVSYKELADRLKLDSKTHVKGMNVLEAGSDVHKILKATDESQIWKVDRVREISGEKIILDKDYFLSEFVPLLPREICESSIYDYAERELGLTISFAEKEITVEEPTEEDAELLDLEGYSSIVVIKSLVYLEDTSLFQYTESRHRPDKFRFVDFARRVKT, encoded by the coding sequence ATGAAGAAGAAATATCTTGCCATTTATGAAGATTTAGTCGAGAAAATCAGGGAGCATACTTTACCAGCTTCGACCTTGCTTCCTTCTGAAAATGAACTGGCCGGTGAATATGCGACATCCAGAGAAACGATACGGAAGGCGCTGGATTTGCTTTCACAGGAGGGCTACATTCAGAAGATTCACGGGAAAGGATCGGTTGTGCTTGATTTAAATAAATTTTCCTTTCCTGTTTCCGGAATTGTCAGCTATAAAGAACTGGCTGATCGCCTGAAGCTTGATAGTAAGACACATGTAAAGGGAATGAATGTACTGGAAGCGGGTTCTGATGTTCATAAGATTCTTAAAGCGACGGATGAAAGTCAAATTTGGAAGGTTGACCGTGTAAGAGAAATTTCCGGGGAAAAGATCATACTGGACAAAGACTATTTTCTGTCTGAGTTTGTCCCCCTTCTGCCCCGGGAGATTTGCGAGAGCTCGATTTACGATTATGCCGAACGGGAATTAGGCTTAACGATCAGCTTTGCGGAAAAGGAAATAACCGTGGAAGAACCGACTGAAGAGGATGCAGAGCTTCTTGACTTAGAAGGGTATTCCAGTATCGTCGTCATTAAGAGTCTTGTTTATTTAGAGGATACAAGTCTTTTTCAATATACAGAATCACGGCATCGTCCGGATAAGTTTCGCTTTGTCGACTTTGCCAGACGAGTGAAAACCTGA
- the treC gene encoding alpha,alpha-phosphotrehalase, producing MSEAWWKKAVVYQIYPKSFRDTTGNGMGDIQGIIQKLDYLHKLGVDVIWLTPVYKSPQKDNGYDISDYYSIEPQYGTMEDFEELLTETHKRGMKLIMDLVINHTSTEHEWFKQAASSKENEYRDFYIWKDPVDGDRPNNWQSKFGGPAWEFDENTGQYYLHLFDVTQADINWENPVVREKLYDMIKFWAEKGIDGFRLDVINLISKNQDFPSDDTGDGRKFYTDGPRIHEYLHELNQKAFSPYNMMTVGEMSSTRLENCVLYTNPERKELDMTFQFHHLKVDYPNGEKWTKAPFDFLELKKILSYWQEGMHQGGGWNALFWCNHDQPRAVSRFGDEENYHEKSAKMLGTTIHMMQGTPYIYQGEEFGMTNPGFTSIDQYRDVESLNAYKLLQQEGKSDEEIIGILQQKSRDNARTPMQWDGNENAGFTEGTPWIGVADNYQEINAENAVQNPHSIFYHYQQLIQLRKKYDIITYGDYQLLLEEDSQIFAYTRNWENEQLIVVNNFYGQEANVKLPVNAEGKKEILISNYDDSSTALDSLQLRPYESVVYHVKS from the coding sequence GTGTCAGAAGCATGGTGGAAAAAAGCAGTCGTATACCAGATTTACCCGAAAAGCTTCAGGGATACGACAGGAAATGGAATGGGAGACATCCAGGGGATTATTCAAAAGTTAGACTATCTTCATAAGCTAGGTGTTGACGTGATCTGGCTGACACCGGTTTATAAGTCCCCGCAGAAAGATAACGGTTATGATATTAGCGACTATTATTCCATTGAGCCCCAATACGGCACGATGGAGGATTTTGAAGAGCTGCTGACGGAAACTCATAAGCGGGGCATGAAGCTGATCATGGATCTCGTCATCAATCATACGTCAACCGAACATGAGTGGTTTAAACAGGCTGCTTCTTCAAAAGAAAACGAGTACAGGGACTTTTACATCTGGAAGGATCCGGTTGATGGAGATAGGCCGAACAACTGGCAGTCCAAGTTTGGCGGACCAGCCTGGGAGTTTGATGAGAATACGGGACAATACTACCTTCATTTATTTGATGTTACACAGGCTGATATTAACTGGGAAAACCCGGTCGTTCGGGAAAAGCTTTATGACATGATTAAATTCTGGGCGGAAAAAGGCATCGATGGTTTCCGTCTGGATGTCATTAATCTGATTTCCAAGAATCAGGATTTCCCAAGTGATGATACAGGGGATGGCCGGAAGTTTTACACGGATGGTCCCCGTATTCACGAATATTTACATGAGTTGAATCAAAAAGCCTTTTCCCCTTACAACATGATGACCGTTGGGGAAATGTCCTCAACCAGGCTGGAAAACTGTGTGCTTTATACGAATCCGGAGCGAAAAGAGCTTGATATGACCTTTCAATTCCATCATTTAAAGGTGGATTATCCGAACGGTGAAAAATGGACAAAGGCACCATTTGATTTTCTGGAACTGAAAAAAATTCTTTCCTATTGGCAGGAAGGCATGCATCAAGGCGGTGGCTGGAATGCACTCTTCTGGTGTAACCACGATCAGCCTCGTGCGGTATCTCGTTTTGGTGATGAGGAGAATTATCATGAGAAATCGGCGAAAATGCTGGGAACCACCATTCATATGATGCAGGGAACCCCTTATATTTATCAGGGTGAGGAATTCGGAATGACCAATCCCGGGTTTACATCAATCGATCAATACCGGGATGTGGAGTCTTTAAATGCCTATAAACTTCTGCAGCAGGAAGGTAAATCTGACGAAGAAATAATCGGAATCCTTCAGCAGAAATCCCGGGATAATGCTCGTACACCAATGCAGTGGGACGGTAATGAAAATGCTGGATTCACCGAGGGTACACCTTGGATTGGTGTCGCTGATAACTATCAGGAAATCAATGCAGAGAATGCTGTGCAGAATCCTCATTCCATTTTTTATCACTATCAGCAACTGATTCAATTGCGCAAAAAGTATGATATTATTACGTATGGAGATTATCAGTTACTGTTGGAAGAGGATTCACAAATCTTTGCATATACACGTAATTGGGAAAATGAGCAGCTGATTGTTGTAAACAACTTCTACGGGCAGGAAGCAAATGTTAAGCTTCCGGTAAATGCTGAAGGAAAGAAGGAAATTCTCATTTCCAATTATGACGATTCGTCGACAGCTTTGGATTCCTTGCAGCTAAGACCTTATGAATCGGTTGTGTATCATGTGAAATCATGA
- the treP gene encoding PTS system trehalose-specific EIIBC component, giving the protein MIVAPLSGVIKNMEDVPDPTFAQKMMGDGMAIEPSEGKVVAPVAGEIVQIFPTKHAVGLRSESGIEVLIHIGLETVALDGEGFEAHVKQGDKVKAGDPLVTFDLEFIKEKAASHITPVVITNGDALEVFEKTEEENVTAGESPLFQAKMKSEQDSEKPGDKGAEDQQAERQQPQSSNQGGQYQDEAKEIVDAVGGLDNIMAATHCVTRLRFVLSDEEKVDEEKLKKMDLVKGQFAANGQYQVVIGQGTVDKVYKAMVKETGIEEASKEDVKAAGGRQQNALQRGVKVLADIFIPILPAIVTAGLLLGINNILVNPIFTDESIIEMFPSWSGIADMINIIANTAFTFLPALIGWSAVKRFGGNPLLGIVLGLIMVHPDLTPAGDFAQGKGETWNLFGFQVNQLSYQGQVLPVLVAGWVLARIQVWLEKRVMDSLQLLIVPPVALLVTGFLAFILIGPVTYTVGTWITDGVVWVFEVAPIIGGLLYGFLYAPLVITGMHHTFLAVDLQLIGSTGTTFLWPIVALSNVAQGAAVFAIMLAAKDEKVKGLAGTSGISAMLGITEPAMFGVNLQYKYPFYAAISGTAIAGAFITFQDVLASSIGIGGLPAPLSIQSGVWSFIIGIVIVLIIPFVVTYFIAKRKFR; this is encoded by the coding sequence ATGATTGTTGCGCCTCTAAGTGGTGTGATTAAAAATATGGAGGATGTACCGGATCCCACATTTGCTCAGAAAATGATGGGGGATGGAATGGCAATTGAGCCATCAGAGGGCAAAGTCGTCGCCCCTGTAGCCGGCGAGATTGTACAAATTTTTCCGACGAAACATGCCGTTGGTCTTCGCAGTGAGTCAGGGATTGAAGTGCTTATCCATATTGGACTGGAAACCGTCGCATTAGATGGGGAAGGTTTTGAAGCCCACGTGAAGCAGGGGGATAAGGTGAAAGCCGGCGACCCGCTTGTAACGTTTGATCTGGAGTTTATTAAGGAAAAAGCTGCCAGTCATATAACGCCCGTTGTGATTACAAATGGTGATGCGTTGGAAGTGTTTGAAAAAACCGAGGAAGAAAACGTAACAGCCGGAGAATCACCGCTTTTCCAGGCAAAGATGAAAAGTGAACAGGATAGTGAAAAACCGGGAGATAAAGGGGCCGAAGATCAGCAGGCTGAACGGCAACAGCCCCAGTCGTCAAATCAAGGCGGCCAGTATCAGGATGAGGCCAAAGAAATAGTGGATGCTGTCGGTGGTTTAGACAACATCATGGCCGCCACCCATTGTGTAACACGACTTCGCTTTGTTTTGTCTGACGAAGAGAAAGTCGATGAAGAAAAACTGAAAAAGATGGATTTAGTCAAAGGTCAATTTGCTGCCAATGGTCAATATCAGGTGGTCATTGGACAGGGAACGGTAGACAAGGTTTATAAAGCGATGGTTAAAGAGACAGGAATTGAAGAAGCATCTAAAGAGGATGTAAAGGCAGCAGGAGGGCGGCAGCAAAACGCATTACAGCGCGGTGTAAAAGTACTTGCTGATATCTTTATTCCGATTCTACCTGCCATTGTTACGGCCGGTTTACTGCTTGGTATTAACAACATTCTGGTCAACCCGATTTTTACGGATGAATCCATCATTGAAATGTTCCCGTCCTGGTCGGGAATTGCGGACATGATTAACATTATCGCCAATACAGCCTTCACATTCCTGCCAGCATTAATCGGCTGGTCGGCGGTGAAACGATTTGGCGGAAATCCGCTTTTAGGTATTGTTTTAGGTTTAATCATGGTTCACCCGGATTTAACCCCTGCCGGTGATTTTGCTCAGGGAAAAGGGGAAACGTGGAATTTGTTTGGATTTCAGGTTAATCAGTTAAGCTATCAGGGTCAGGTGCTTCCTGTATTAGTAGCCGGTTGGGTACTTGCAAGAATCCAGGTCTGGCTGGAAAAACGGGTCATGGACTCCCTGCAGCTGTTGATTGTGCCTCCAGTTGCTCTTTTAGTTACTGGATTCCTTGCTTTTATTCTTATAGGACCCGTCACATATACAGTGGGTACGTGGATTACAGATGGCGTTGTATGGGTATTTGAAGTTGCCCCCATTATCGGTGGTCTGCTTTATGGCTTCCTTTATGCACCACTTGTTATTACGGGGATGCACCATACATTCCTGGCTGTGGATCTGCAGCTTATCGGAAGTACGGGCACAACCTTCCTATGGCCAATCGTCGCTCTTTCGAATGTTGCTCAGGGTGCTGCCGTATTTGCCATTATGCTCGCGGCTAAAGATGAAAAAGTCAAAGGTCTGGCCGGAACATCGGGAATTTCCGCAATGCTCGGGATTACCGAACCGGCGATGTTTGGTGTGAATTTACAGTATAAATATCCATTCTATGCCGCTATTTCCGGTACAGCTATCGCTGGTGCGTTTATTACTTTCCAGGATGTATTAGCAAGTTCGATTGGAATTGGAGGTCTGCCAGCGCCACTCTCCATTCAATCCGGAGTATGGTCTTTCATTATCGGAATTGTGATTGTGCTCATTATTCCGTTTGTGGTTACCTACTTCATTGCCAAGAGAAAATTTCGTTAA
- a CDS encoding PDZ domain-containing protein, protein MINLWLTEIGEGFIWLIGQPLFYWAIVLTILTSYYRRKQERTDFGSSVYKSGTEWKRTWVLSVISGIVISASLIVTGAILSYPVWLLISVLSIIVTITGRLYLLSAGYLMGITVILLAVMQKYTLTIDELPSQWMEELMNISLPLILALTAVFLVIESILWFTADKEYAFPKLIKGKRGKYIGLHHVKRLSVVPVLVPVPGGAIDNVFSWWPLLPIGNHGYGLMLFPFLIGVQQAFQGHFSNQGGKLFGKWVLTLGLMTGIFAAGSFYDPLFIYIGAAVAILGRAIIQLYVRFVDRENTSIFRPQSDGLIILAVIKDSPADKMGLKTGERVEKVHQIPVANEIEFYDALQESRTFCKLEVRDVQGEIRFVQGPMYQGDHHELGLVFVKEKPRFRLYQDLPNHVV, encoded by the coding sequence ATGATAAATCTTTGGCTTACGGAAATTGGAGAAGGCTTCATTTGGTTAATTGGACAACCCCTGTTCTATTGGGCAATTGTGTTAACCATCCTTACATCTTACTATCGAAGAAAACAGGAGCGAACGGATTTCGGTTCCAGTGTTTATAAGTCTGGTACAGAATGGAAGAGAACATGGGTACTAAGCGTCATTAGTGGCATCGTGATTTCTGCTTCCCTGATTGTTACGGGCGCAATTTTATCCTATCCTGTCTGGTTACTGATTTCCGTATTATCCATCATCGTTACCATAACCGGACGTCTCTATTTACTATCGGCCGGATACCTTATGGGGATTACGGTTATCCTCCTGGCGGTTATGCAGAAGTATACGCTGACCATTGATGAACTGCCGTCACAGTGGATGGAGGAACTCATGAATATCAGCCTTCCTCTTATCCTTGCCTTAACCGCCGTATTCTTGGTTATAGAATCTATTTTATGGTTTACGGCCGATAAGGAGTATGCTTTTCCTAAACTCATTAAAGGAAAAAGGGGAAAGTATATAGGCTTGCACCATGTGAAGCGATTGAGTGTTGTACCTGTGCTTGTGCCTGTTCCGGGCGGCGCGATTGACAACGTTTTTTCCTGGTGGCCGCTTCTTCCTATTGGTAATCATGGTTATGGACTCATGCTGTTTCCTTTTCTCATTGGTGTACAGCAGGCCTTCCAGGGTCACTTCTCCAACCAGGGCGGAAAACTGTTTGGGAAATGGGTGCTGACACTGGGGCTTATGACCGGTATTTTTGCAGCTGGAAGCTTTTATGACCCGCTCTTCATTTATATTGGTGCGGCTGTCGCGATATTAGGACGGGCGATCATACAATTATATGTCCGGTTTGTAGATCGGGAAAATACAAGCATTTTCAGACCGCAGTCAGACGGCTTGATTATATTAGCCGTTATTAAGGATTCCCCGGCCGATAAGATGGGGCTGAAAACCGGTGAAAGAGTGGAAAAAGTGCACCAGATTCCTGTTGCGAACGAAATTGAATTTTATGATGCCCTGCAGGAAAGCCGGACGTTTTGTAAGCTTGAGGTTCGGGATGTTCAAGGCGAAATCCGCTTTGTACAGGGACCGATGTATCAGGGAGATCACCATGAGCTGGGGTTGGTGTTTGTGAAAGAAAAGCCGAGATTCAGATTGTATCAGGATTTACCTAATCATGTTGTATAA
- a CDS encoding S41 family peptidase gives MNVKKSYLAVLVIVAMVLGSALTFIGTEVVGLGQSDEAENGGQSEISTDEEKKEIIEEFGDMNAFSKVMRAYSIIDNNYVEDVKQKTMIEGAIRGMLDSLEDPHSVYMDKETVEQFNQSIESSFEGIGAEVSMSDGHVTIVSPIKGSPAEEAGLQPKDQILKVDGNSLEGLSLNEAVAKIRGEKGTEVELTIQRPGISDTIKVSVVRDNIPVETVYPEVKNENGKKTGVIQITSFSQKTADEFNKALSDLEDKGIEGLVIDVRGNPGGLFTSVEKILENFIPEDQPYVIFEEKNGEKVRYYSGTKEKKDYPITVLTNQGSASASEILAAAMKEAGYPVVGEKSYGKGTVQKTLGMGDGSQIKLTTYKWLTPDGKWINEKGIKPTVEVKQPEFFYTTPVDINNPLTYNMNNESVANIQKMLEGIGYDPGRTDGYFSEQTEKAVEAFQEEHDLEVTGEVNQKTGEEIQTLVIEAVSSPENDRQLNRALDVLYQ, from the coding sequence ATGAACGTGAAAAAGAGCTATTTGGCTGTACTTGTGATTGTAGCTATGGTTCTCGGTTCTGCTCTGACTTTCATAGGTACAGAGGTAGTGGGCCTGGGACAATCCGATGAGGCCGAAAATGGTGGACAATCAGAAATAAGCACAGATGAAGAAAAGAAGGAAATCATTGAAGAGTTCGGTGACATGAATGCTTTTTCAAAAGTAATGCGTGCATATTCCATCATTGACAACAACTATGTTGAAGACGTGAAACAGAAAACCATGATCGAAGGCGCGATCCGTGGAATGCTCGATTCACTGGAAGATCCCCACAGCGTTTATATGGACAAAGAAACGGTAGAGCAATTTAATCAGAGTATTGAGTCATCCTTTGAGGGGATTGGGGCGGAGGTAAGCATGAGTGATGGACATGTTACCATTGTTTCCCCGATCAAGGGCTCCCCTGCAGAGGAAGCAGGACTGCAGCCGAAAGATCAAATACTGAAAGTGGATGGAAATAGTCTTGAAGGGCTCAGCCTGAATGAGGCCGTGGCAAAGATTCGCGGTGAAAAAGGGACGGAGGTTGAATTAACCATTCAGCGTCCAGGAATATCAGATACAATAAAAGTATCTGTTGTCCGTGACAATATTCCGGTGGAAACCGTTTATCCTGAAGTGAAAAACGAGAACGGTAAGAAAACAGGAGTCATTCAAATTACTTCGTTTTCTCAAAAAACCGCGGATGAATTTAACAAGGCTCTTTCTGATTTAGAGGATAAAGGCATCGAAGGCTTAGTCATCGATGTAAGAGGCAATCCAGGCGGGTTGTTTACATCCGTGGAAAAAATTCTGGAAAACTTCATCCCCGAGGACCAGCCCTACGTCATTTTTGAAGAGAAGAATGGAGAAAAAGTACGCTACTACTCCGGAACGAAGGAGAAGAAGGATTACCCGATTACCGTGCTGACCAACCAGGGCAGTGCTTCAGCCTCGGAAATTTTGGCGGCTGCTATGAAGGAAGCGGGCTATCCTGTAGTTGGGGAGAAGAGCTACGGAAAAGGAACCGTTCAGAAAACACTCGGTATGGGTGATGGAAGCCAGATTAAACTGACTACTTACAAGTGGCTGACTCCAGATGGCAAATGGATTAATGAAAAAGGAATCAAGCCGACTGTTGAAGTAAAGCAGCCTGAATTTTTCTATACGACACCTGTTGATATTAATAATCCATTAACCTACAACATGAATAATGAAAGTGTAGCAAACATTCAGAAGATGCTGGAGGGCATTGGTTATGATCCGGGCAGAACGGACGGCTATTTCAGTGAACAAACGGAAAAAGCTGTGGAAGCCTTTCAAGAGGAACATGATCTGGAGGTTACCGGAGAGGTGAATCAGAAAACGGGTGAAGAAATTCAGACACTCGTCATTGAAGCTGTTTCCTCACCGGAAAATGACCGTCAATTGAACCGGGCTTTAGACGTTTTATACCAATAG
- a CDS encoding murein hydrolase activator EnvC: MKNRIFSVLSILMLLAVTFSFSGSEKTYATSAGDLRDEIDDLENKQDSVKDEKEELESSESEIEEKIEKNQAKQDRILGQIEEIDQEVAKTQKNIENTEEEISKTEKEIKKLKENIKETKKRIAKRDELLENRLRTMQRNGGSVSYLEVLLGAQDFGDFLTRTNAVSKIMDSDKKILEEQKAEKEQLEKDKAEVEKKKEELVAKKDELESAKERLDEQKQEKSDLVAKLKQEEKELHEHKMSLQEKQQILQKQQEAYNRMIEQKKDKLEQLSTPPSSSGGNGQFIRPAQGYITSEFGGRWGGMHNGMDISKYGKIPIKASASGMVYRAYRSSSYGNVVYITHSMGGQQYTTLYAHMRYYTVSEGQYVQKGQVIGYMGNTGNSTGQHLHFELHEGPWNYSKSNAVNPRKYISF, from the coding sequence TTGAAAAATCGAATTTTTTCCGTACTGAGTATTCTAATGCTGCTCGCTGTAACGTTTTCTTTTTCAGGCAGCGAAAAGACTTACGCAACCTCTGCGGGGGACCTGCGTGATGAGATTGACGATTTGGAAAATAAGCAGGACAGTGTGAAAGATGAAAAGGAAGAACTGGAGTCCAGTGAATCCGAAATAGAAGAAAAAATAGAAAAAAACCAGGCCAAGCAGGACCGTATTTTAGGACAAATTGAAGAAATCGATCAGGAAGTGGCGAAAACACAAAAGAATATAGAAAACACAGAAGAGGAAATCAGTAAGACAGAAAAAGAAATCAAGAAGTTAAAAGAAAACATCAAAGAAACTAAAAAAAGGATAGCTAAGAGGGACGAGCTTTTGGAAAATCGTCTTCGCACAATGCAGAGAAACGGAGGCTCCGTCAGCTATTTAGAAGTTCTCCTGGGTGCACAGGATTTTGGCGACTTCCTGACTCGTACGAACGCTGTGTCGAAAATCATGGATTCTGATAAGAAAATCCTGGAAGAGCAAAAAGCAGAAAAAGAACAGCTGGAAAAAGACAAAGCTGAAGTCGAGAAGAAGAAAGAAGAGCTTGTGGCTAAGAAAGACGAGTTGGAATCTGCCAAAGAACGGCTTGACGAGCAGAAACAGGAAAAATCTGATCTGGTAGCTAAGCTGAAACAGGAAGAAAAAGAGCTTCATGAGCACAAAATGTCTCTCCAGGAAAAACAGCAGATTTTACAAAAGCAGCAAGAGGCTTATAATCGTATGATTGAACAGAAGAAAGATAAGCTGGAGCAGCTGAGCACTCCTCCATCCAGCAGCGGCGGCAATGGTCAATTTATTCGACCTGCGCAAGGATACATTACTTCAGAGTTTGGCGGACGATGGGGTGGTATGCATAATGGAATGGACATTTCCAAATATGGCAAAATTCCTATCAAAGCATCCGCATCAGGTATGGTTTATCGGGCCTATCGCTCATCCTCTTATGGAAATGTGGTCTACATAACACATAGTATGGGCGGGCAGCAATATACAACCTTATATGCACATATGAGATATTATACGGTTTCTGAGGGTCAGTACGTACAAAAAGGACAAGTGATCGGCTATATGGGCAATACTGGTAATTCTACAGGACAGCATCTTCATTTTGAACTTCATGAAGGCCCGTGGAATTATTCCAAGTCCAATGCTGTCAACCCTCGTAAATACATCAGCTTCTAA
- the ftsX gene encoding permease-like cell division protein FtsX has protein sequence MKARTFKRHLREGSKNIFRNGWMTFASVASVTTTLILVGVFLVIMLNLNEMAEKVEEDVQIRAFIDLAANQEDIDSLKKEITNIPEVSTIEFSSKEEELKNLMSSLGADGDMMAMVNQDNPLNDAFIIKTEDPLDTFDVASKVESLDHVSSTEYGDQVIQKLFTFNEYARYIGIGLIAALVLTAAFLISNTIKITIMARSTEIGIMKLVGATNGFIRWPFFIEGLLMGILGSIIPIIFVVSGYYYLFENMKDKTFVPFFELIPFHPFVWQVSLILLGIGAFIGVWGSIMSVRKFLKV, from the coding sequence ATGAAAGCTAGGACATTCAAGCGTCACCTTAGAGAAGGAAGCAAGAATATTTTTCGTAACGGCTGGATGACTTTTGCGTCCGTAGCTTCGGTTACCACAACGCTCATCTTAGTAGGCGTCTTCCTCGTTATTATGCTGAATTTAAACGAAATGGCAGAAAAAGTGGAAGAGGACGTGCAAATTCGGGCCTTTATTGATTTAGCAGCGAATCAGGAGGATATTGATTCCTTAAAGAAAGAGATTACGAACATACCGGAAGTTTCCACCATTGAGTTTTCTTCAAAAGAAGAGGAACTGAAAAACTTAATGTCAAGCTTAGGTGCTGACGGAGACATGATGGCGATGGTCAATCAGGATAATCCGTTAAATGATGCCTTCATTATCAAGACGGAAGATCCCCTTGATACATTTGATGTCGCCAGTAAAGTAGAGTCATTGGACCATGTTTCTTCAACAGAATACGGGGACCAGGTAATCCAGAAGCTTTTCACCTTCAATGAGTATGCAAGATATATAGGGATTGGCTTAATTGCCGCACTGGTTTTAACCGCCGCCTTTTTAATCTCAAATACGATCAAAATTACCATTATGGCCAGAAGTACAGAGATTGGAATTATGAAGCTGGTTGGTGCGACGAATGGATTTATACGCTGGCCGTTCTTTATTGAAGGACTTTTAATGGGGATACTCGGTTCGATCATTCCGATTATTTTCGTTGTAAGCGGGTATTATTACTTATTTGAAAATATGAAGGACAAGACATTCGTGCCGTTTTTTGAGCTTATCCCGTTTCACCCCTTTGTATGGCAGGTTTCTCTGATTCTATTAGGAATTGGTGCCTTTATCGGGGTCTGGGGAAGTATTATGAGTGTACGAAAATTCCTTAAAGTTTAA